The Onychomys torridus chromosome 4, mOncTor1.1, whole genome shotgun sequence DNA window TGCGGGTTGTGATTAGGACCCGCTAGGACTGGAGCACCCTCCTTGACCCGACGTTTGGGGCAGCCGTTCCCCCGCAAAGGCGCCAAGGCCTCTGGCTTGCCCGTGCGGGAGCTGCAGCAGGCGGGCCTCTCCAGCCCACCTCTTGGGACTTTGCTTTGGACACCGGGCGGGGCAGCTGGCGGCGCCAGCTTTGGTGGCGAGGACGAAAGGCGGGATGGGCCCTCAAGATTCCCGACGCGCCATGAGAGAGCTGCGCCTCGTACCCGCCGGGCCCCTGACCTCCCTGGATTCTCGGGATGCCAAGGTGCCCGCACAGCCAGTGGACAGAGTCGTGCTAAGACGCACCACCATGACGTCTCTAAATGAACGCTTTGCTCAGCTGCGGAGGAAGACACGGCCACAGCGGGTGCCAGGGAACGCCGCTGCCTCCAGGAGGCTTCAGCAGCAGCTCGCCAGTGCCAGAAACAGAAGACTGGCCCAGCAGATGGAGAAGAGACCCTCTGTCCGGGCAGCGTTAAGCCCTGGGCAGATCTTGGAGGGGCGCCTGGGTGAGAGGAGCGTCCTGGTCCGATTAGGACGTCCCACAGGTGCCCTCGCCAGGGGAGCGAATGGAGGAAGAGGCGCAGGCAGCATCCAGAGAGACCTGCCCCCCGGTGGAGGAGCAAGTGGGGGACCTGGCTCCAGAACCCTGCTCTGGGGCGGCGTGGCACCCCCCGGTCGAGCTGGGTTTGGTCGTGGAAGAGGGGCTTTTGGAGCCCGAGGCCGAGGCCGAGGCCGCGGCCGTGGACGTGGGCGAGGCGGAGGGAGAGGTGCCCTCCCTCGCCCTGCACTGACCAAGGAGCAGCTGGACGCCGAACTAGACGCATACATGGCAGAGGCGAGAGCGCCCCTGGATGCTGAGTTGGAGGCCTGCATGGCAGAggcagctccccagacctgcgaCTGAAGCTGCCTGCCTCTAAGGGACTCTTGTTCAAGTCACCTCCTCTAGCAAAGAGAGAACGGGAGGAGAAACCCTACGGGAGCTGGGAGGAACTATCACAGTCTAGGCTGGGCACCTACCCGCCACCAGTCGGCGGGTTCATTTCCTGAAACGCTGGACTGTGCACATCCTATAAGCTCACAATAAAGAgtttctcttgcattttgttcCTGGATTACTCTGGTTATTTTGGTCCAAAAAGCTTAAagggggggtggtggggagggcgGGGGGTGGTGGCTGTGTGGAGTGGGGTTGGCTGTGGGGTTGGGGGTCGttggagttgggtgggtgggaaatgtggtgatgtacTGTGTGTGAATAAAGGCTGGCCCGAGGATCAGAGGACACAGCCAGCCAATAGATTAAAGAATCGTAGggcccccccggggggggggaggcacacacacacacacacacacacacacaccattcaggCTAGCTGGCGCTCCAGAGAGAGTTCAGAGCCACCAAGGACCACAAGCGATGTCATCAgtccaggagagaaagagagccccAGGGTGgaggcacacccttaatcccaggaatccCAGTCCTCGGGAGTCACGTGATCACCACgcccagcactaaggaggaagTGACCTGACCGCCTGCCAGAGCAGGGTATATAAGGCGGGAAGAGACGGGCGGGAAACTCCCGGCCTTTTGGACCAAGCACTCTGAGGCGTTGAGTCCCAGGACCTGCGGAGTAggggaggtgagaagtggctgggCCTCGTTCCTTTGTCTCTCGGTCCCTTCAGGATTCACCCCCAAAAATCTGGCTGCGGGTTGTGATTAGGACCCGCTAGGACTGGTGCACCCTCCTTGACCAGACGTTTGGGGCAGCCGTTCCCCCGCAAAGGCGCCAAGGCCTCTGGCTTGCCCGTGCGGGAGCTGCAGCAGGCGGGCCTCTCCAGCCCACCTCTTGGGACTTTGCTTTGGACACCGGGCGGGGCAGCTGGCGGCGCCAGCTTTGGTGGCGAGGACGAAAGGCGGGATGGGCCCTCAAGATTCCCGCGCGCCATGAGAGAGCTGCGCCTCGTACCCGCCGGGCCCCTGACCTCCCCTGATTCTCGGGATGCCAAGGTGC harbors:
- the LOC118581780 gene encoding chromatin target of PRMT1 protein-like: MGPQDSRRAMRELRLVPAGPLTSLDSRDAKVPAQPVDRVVLRRTTMTSLNERFAQLRRKTRPQRVPGNAAASRRLQQQLASARNRRLAQQMEKRPSVRAALSPGQILEGRLGERSVLVRLGRPTGALARGANGGRGAGSIQRDLPPGGGASGGPGSRTLLWGGVAPPGRAGFGRGRGAFGARGRGRGRGRGRGRGGGRGALPRPALTKEQLDAELDAYMAEARAPLDAELEACMAEAAPQTCD